The genomic interval GATGTGCTGGGTAGTGGACGACATGGAAACTGCCGCCCTGCAATGGGTCAAAACTATGCAGGCAGGACCGTTCTTCTTGTTACCGCACATCCAGTTAGACGACCTCACCTACCGCGGAAAACCTGCCACGCTCGATCAATCGTCCGCTGTTGGGCAATGGGGCACGGTACAGGTCGAATTATTTCAGCAGCATTGCCACAACCCCTCAGGCGCGCGCGAGATGTTCGCTCCTGGGCAAAGTGGGTTGCAGCACATTACATGGTTTGTCGACGACATTGATGCCGAGACTCGACGACTGAACGCCTTGGGTTTTGACACCGTCATGACGTGTCGATTACCTGCCGTAGGTGGATTACGCCTCGCGTGGTACGATACACGGAAAGTGTTCGGAGCAATGGTCGAAGTATATGAAGAAGGCGACCTC from Deltaproteobacteria bacterium carries:
- a CDS encoding VOC family protein, producing MKELDTITPHPIVQMCWVVDDMETAALQWVKTMQAGPFFLLPHIQLDDLTYRGKPATLDQSSAVGQWGTVQVELFQQHCHNPSGAREMFAPGQSGLQHITWFVDDIDAETRRLNALGFDTVMTCRLPAVGGLRLAWYDTRKVFGAMVEVYEEGDLMRRFYKRIANAAEGWTGENPVRSL